A region of Heteronotia binoei isolate CCM8104 ecotype False Entrance Well chromosome 2, APGP_CSIRO_Hbin_v1, whole genome shotgun sequence DNA encodes the following proteins:
- the KIAA0040 gene encoding uncharacterized protein KIAA0040 homolog has protein sequence MEQISSFFHSIGTFIRSKHQEGVYNTVCLAVLICLPVLVLLISLVICCHCCCCSQRRQKDNGGGSSGSSHGKKRRKKKEEDLWISAQPKLLLLEKRPSLLV, from the coding sequence ATGGAGCAGATCAGCTCCTTTTTCCACTCCATTGGGACTTTCATCCGCTCCAAGCATCAGGAAGGCGTCTACAACACTGTCTGCCTGGCGGTCCTGATTTGCCTGCCCGTCCTGGTCCTTCTCATCAGTCTCGTCATCTGTTGCCACTGTTGCTGCTGCAGTCAGCGGCGGCAAAAGGACaacggcggcggcagcagcggttCTTCCCatgggaagaaaagaaggaagaagaaagaagaagatctGTGGATTTCAGCCCAGCCCAAGCTGCTCCTGCTGGAAAAGAGGCCATCTCTGCTGGTCTAG